In SAR324 cluster bacterium, one DNA window encodes the following:
- a CDS encoding ABC transporter permease subunit, giving the protein MLSRSNLLKLSSAFFVFGGWEVAGQIPVSFAFPTFLESMTALAILIWDGTLFTAYGETLRPLVVGILISGFFGIGIGLFIGLNRKLDWLVSPIFVVMQTAPLAALIPLLVMAYGIGLTSKVFVVCIMAMPVIALNTGGAVRNTPASIKEMGLAFLGTRRDIVLKIVLPAASPIIFAGLRLGISAGFIGAILAELKITPTGVGDIITYSRSIADYPSMYAAIFSIIVLAVVFLNLLEKLERFLFGGLNRGYASE; this is encoded by the coding sequence ATGTTGAGTAGATCGAATCTGTTGAAATTGTCATCAGCGTTCTTTGTTTTTGGAGGCTGGGAAGTTGCTGGACAGATTCCAGTTAGCTTTGCCTTTCCAACCTTCCTTGAATCCATGACAGCGCTGGCAATCTTGATCTGGGATGGGACCCTGTTTACTGCTTATGGGGAAACCCTAAGACCTCTCGTAGTTGGAATTTTGATTTCAGGTTTCTTTGGAATTGGAATCGGATTATTTATAGGACTGAATCGTAAGCTTGATTGGCTTGTCTCACCCATTTTTGTGGTAATGCAGACCGCTCCTCTTGCTGCGCTGATCCCTTTATTAGTGATGGCTTACGGGATTGGGCTGACTTCAAAGGTATTTGTTGTCTGCATCATGGCAATGCCGGTAATCGCGCTGAATACAGGTGGTGCTGTGCGCAATACCCCAGCCTCCATCAAGGAGATGGGGTTGGCATTTCTTGGAACCCGACGCGATATTGTTTTGAAGATTGTACTCCCGGCCGCATCACCAATTATTTTTGCTGGCCTTCGGCTTGGCATCTCTGCTGGGTTCATTGGAGCTATTCTCGCAGAATTAAAGATCACTCCGACCGGAGTCGGTGACATCATTACCTACAGTCGCTCAATTGCAGATTATCCAAGTATGTACGCTGCAATCTTTTCGATCATTGTATTGGCAGTTGTTTTTCTGAACCTGCTGGAAAAGTTGGAACGTTTCTTATTTGGAGGCCTCAACAGAGGCTATGCTTCGGAATGA
- a CDS encoding DsbA family protein: protein MNEEKLTLEIFSDFVUPWCYLVTGRVKRLEEKFKLSINWVQFPLHPETPKEGLSLEELFAGRDLDIPAIQGHLRELMRLEELPYGNRTHTYNSRLAQELSKWGGRFSESNILNQKIFEAYFVDGQNLASQNLLIKLAGEAGLSTQEAAEVLEKRSYKEAVDLDWMRSRQIGIAGVPTFFLGQYGISGAQSYEILERFVVENSI, encoded by the coding sequence ATGAATGAAGAAAAGCTAACTTTAGAGATCTTCAGCGATTTTGTCTGACCTTGGTGCTATCTTGTCACCGGGCGTGTCAAAAGGTTGGAAGAAAAATTCAAATTGTCGATCAATTGGGTTCAGTTTCCACTACATCCTGAAACCCCAAAAGAAGGGTTGTCTCTAGAAGAGTTATTTGCAGGCCGAGATTTGGACATCCCAGCCATTCAGGGACATCTTAGAGAGTTGATGCGCTTGGAGGAGTTGCCCTATGGAAATCGAACACACACTTACAATAGTCGATTAGCTCAGGAACTCTCAAAATGGGGGGGGAGATTTTCAGAAAGTAACATCCTGAATCAGAAGATATTTGAAGCCTATTTTGTTGATGGCCAAAACCTAGCTAGTCAAAACCTGTTAATAAAACTTGCTGGGGAAGCTGGGCTGTCAACACAAGAAGCCGCGGAAGTCCTTGAAAAGCGCTCTTACAAAGAAGCGGTTGACCTTGATTGGATGAGATCAAGGCAAATTGGAATTGCTGGTGTGCCGACTTTTTTTCTGGGACAATATGGAATTTCAGGTGCCCAGTCCTATGAAATCCTTGAACGCTTCGTTGTTGAAAATTCAATCTGA
- a CDS encoding FCD domain-containing protein produces the protein MTSADGALIQLKAWLAQSNLPKDGRLPPEREFADLLGVSRGDLRKALATLEKNGELWRRVGKGTFFGAKPIDELSVVGRVAEQSNPMEVMSARILIEPLLARQAAINATGYHIDDLERCLVAQREAVTWRQYENADNRLHRTIAEASRNMVLLALFDQLNAIRRAVVWGRLRSQISVPPSDHHSFAQHDALVRAIRERDQEKAATIMKTHLEEVRDGLIRAKPNAD, from the coding sequence TTGACCTCTGCAGATGGTGCTCTCATTCAACTCAAAGCTTGGTTGGCCCAAAGTAATTTGCCAAAGGATGGCAGATTGCCTCCTGAGAGAGAGTTTGCTGACCTTCTGGGTGTGTCCCGAGGGGATCTACGCAAAGCGCTAGCGACTCTTGAAAAAAATGGAGAACTGTGGCGAAGAGTTGGTAAAGGAACCTTTTTTGGTGCTAAACCAATTGATGAATTATCTGTTGTTGGTCGGGTTGCAGAACAATCCAACCCAATGGAAGTGATGAGTGCGAGAATATTGATCGAACCTTTGCTTGCTCGACAGGCTGCAATCAATGCGACAGGTTACCATATCGATGACCTAGAGCGCTGCCTGGTTGCCCAACGGGAGGCAGTAACTTGGCGTCAATATGAAAATGCGGATAATCGGTTGCATCGCACTATTGCAGAGGCTTCTCGCAATATGGTTTTGTTGGCACTTTTCGATCAATTAAATGCAATCCGGCGCGCTGTTGTTTGGGGACGACTCCGAAGTCAAATATCTGTGCCACCTAGTGATCATCATAGCTTTGCACAACACGATGCGCTTGTTCGAGCAATCCGGGAAAGAGATCAGGAGAAAGCTGCCACAATCATGAAAACGCACCTTGAAGAGGTTAGAGATGGCTTGATCAGGGCAAAACCGAATGCAGATTGA
- a CDS encoding STAS domain-containing protein, with protein sequence MKFHDLAKVDVISKMVIMEYRLSQNLVVIEEPLEKNNVNQLREILIKTPEPPESLTIDLSKSPMIDTAGIQLLIAMREFMRSKDRELKILFNKDLEKILNWCGVGWLASETEG encoded by the coding sequence GTGAAATTTCATGATCTTGCCAAAGTGGATGTCATTTCAAAAATGGTAATTATGGAGTACCGACTCTCACAAAATTTAGTGGTGATTGAAGAACCATTGGAAAAAAACAATGTCAACCAACTGAGGGAAATCCTAATAAAAACTCCTGAACCACCAGAAAGTTTAACAATTGATCTGAGTAAGTCTCCCATGATTGATACCGCAGGGATTCAACTCTTAATTGCAATGAGGGAGTTCATGCGTAGTAAAGATCGAGAGTTAAAGATTCTCTTCAACAAAGATTTGGAAAAAATACTCAACTGGTGTGGAGTTGGCTGGCTGGCAAGTGAGACTGAGGGATGA
- a CDS encoding fumarylacetoacetate hydrolase family protein: MKKFVIDPAPQVCLPIRGSNESFPVRRIYCIGRNYADHAIEMGHDPNKEPPFFFQKNAQNVDTSGKFPYPPQTSDVHHEIELVVALKSGGTDITLDHALEHVYGYGLGLDMTRRDLQGDAKKLGRPWEVGKSFEKSAPMSELFPASETGHLDQGRICLKVNGEIKQDGDLNQMIWKVPEMIAYLSRFYDIAGGDLIMSGTPAGVGPIQRGDKMECEIEKLATLIVEVI; encoded by the coding sequence ATGAAAAAGTTTGTAATTGATCCAGCCCCACAAGTTTGCCTACCCATTCGAGGTTCCAATGAATCATTTCCTGTCCGTAGGATTTATTGCATTGGCCGCAACTATGCTGATCATGCGATTGAAATGGGTCATGACCCCAACAAGGAACCGCCTTTTTTCTTTCAGAAGAATGCCCAAAACGTAGACACTTCAGGAAAATTTCCCTATCCACCTCAAACCAGTGATGTGCATCATGAAATTGAACTGGTGGTGGCTCTGAAGAGCGGGGGTACTGACATTACTCTGGATCACGCACTCGAGCATGTCTACGGGTACGGACTTGGTTTAGACATGACTCGGCGTGACCTTCAAGGAGATGCCAAAAAACTAGGGAGACCCTGGGAGGTCGGAAAATCCTTTGAAAAATCTGCCCCTATGAGCGAGCTTTTTCCTGCGAGTGAGACCGGACACTTGGATCAGGGTCGAATCTGCCTTAAGGTCAATGGTGAGATCAAGCAGGATGGAGATCTAAATCAAATGATTTGGAAAGTACCGGAAATGATTGCATACCTCTCAAGATTTTATGACATCGCAGGGGGAGATTTGATCATGTCGGGCACTCCTGCGGGTGTCGGGCCCATTCAACGAGGTGATAAAATGGAGTGTGAAATTGAAAAATTAGCCACATTGATTGTTGAAGTAATTTAA
- a CDS encoding 2-dehydropantoate 2-reductase has protein sequence MTKICIYGAGAIGGYLASALDHAGAQVSLVARGPHLKAIQEKGLRFKKDDQIFTHYLPAHENPNEFGPQDFVIITVKAHGIAKIARNLIPLLGPKTAVVSAVNGLPWWYFHKAASGTSLDDQPLQSVDPGGVVWETIGPERAIGCVVYPACEIAEPGLIRHLDGDRFTLGEPSSEPSDRVKHLSSLMISGGLKAPQKTKIRDEIWIKLWGNCSFNPVSALTGATLDQIGQDPGCASLVCEIMTEVQKIGEAVGARFNVSIDKRIKGATSIIGHKPSTRQDIEAGRSLEIDPLVTVVLELAEHLGIQAPTLQHVSSLLKLQAITMGLYDPDQ, from the coding sequence ATGACCAAAATCTGTATTTATGGCGCAGGTGCAATTGGAGGTTATCTCGCTTCTGCTCTTGACCACGCAGGTGCTCAAGTAAGCCTCGTCGCTAGAGGACCTCATTTAAAGGCAATCCAAGAAAAAGGGTTGCGCTTCAAAAAAGATGATCAAATTTTTACACACTATCTTCCAGCTCATGAAAATCCAAATGAGTTTGGCCCCCAAGACTTTGTCATTATAACTGTCAAAGCTCATGGCATTGCCAAAATTGCTCGAAATCTCATTCCTCTGCTTGGACCAAAAACAGCTGTAGTCTCTGCAGTCAATGGTCTGCCCTGGTGGTACTTTCACAAGGCTGCAAGCGGAACTTCTCTAGATGATCAGCCTCTTCAATCAGTGGATCCTGGAGGAGTGGTTTGGGAAACGATTGGGCCCGAACGTGCGATTGGTTGTGTGGTCTACCCTGCTTGTGAAATCGCCGAGCCAGGCTTGATACGTCACTTGGATGGCGACCGCTTCACGCTTGGAGAACCTTCCTCAGAACCTTCAGATCGAGTGAAGCACCTTTCTTCCCTGATGATCTCAGGTGGGCTAAAAGCACCTCAAAAAACAAAAATCCGTGATGAAATCTGGATCAAACTTTGGGGGAATTGTTCCTTCAATCCTGTATCAGCCTTAACAGGGGCTACACTAGACCAGATTGGACAAGATCCAGGATGTGCATCCTTGGTTTGTGAAATTATGACAGAAGTCCAAAAAATTGGCGAAGCAGTAGGAGCCCGATTCAATGTCTCGATTGATAAGAGAATCAAAGGTGCAACCAGCATTATTGGTCACAAGCCCTCCACTCGACAAGATATTGAAGCAGGACGGTCACTCGAAATTGACCCTTTAGTCACAGTCGTTCTTGAACTCGCTGAACACTTGGGTATTCAGGCGCCCACTCTTCAGCACGTTAGCTCACTTCTGAAACTCCAAGCCATTACAATGGGTCTATACGACCCTGATCAATAA
- a CDS encoding ABC transporter ATP-binding protein, with protein MSETKQISENAVEVRNVFKNYGPVEALRDLTLQFPKGQLTSLLGPSGCGKTTLLKIIAGLIPATSGEVLVNGKPVTGPGPDRAFVFQDFALLPWATVLRNVAFGLELRGVSKPQREEIAVKYIKDVGLSGFEQSYPHELSGGMRQRVGLARALSVDAKVLLMDEPFSAVDEQTRRKFQEDLLSLVQNENKTFLFVTHSIEEAVYVSDQIAILLPRPSRVSEIIRPTGFRNKDKDSIRRDAEYLDIVDKIWASLRTYVE; from the coding sequence ATGAGTGAAACGAAGCAGATCTCTGAGAATGCCGTAGAGGTTAGGAATGTTTTTAAAAATTATGGGCCTGTTGAAGCCCTTCGAGATCTGACCCTACAGTTCCCAAAAGGTCAGCTTACCTCTCTTCTAGGTCCTTCCGGTTGTGGCAAAACAACTTTGCTTAAAATCATTGCTGGTTTAATTCCAGCGACCAGTGGAGAAGTTTTGGTAAATGGCAAGCCTGTGACCGGTCCCGGACCTGATCGAGCCTTTGTCTTTCAAGATTTTGCCCTGCTACCATGGGCCACAGTTTTGCGCAACGTGGCTTTCGGGCTGGAACTGAGAGGAGTTTCCAAACCTCAGCGAGAAGAGATAGCAGTAAAGTACATCAAAGACGTGGGGCTAAGTGGCTTTGAACAAAGCTATCCACATGAACTTTCAGGGGGTATGCGTCAGCGAGTTGGACTAGCCAGGGCACTCAGTGTAGATGCTAAAGTCTTGCTGATGGACGAACCATTCTCCGCCGTTGACGAACAAACCCGTCGAAAGTTCCAAGAAGATCTCTTGAGTCTTGTTCAAAACGAAAACAAGACCTTCTTGTTTGTGACCCACTCCATCGAAGAAGCTGTTTATGTCTCCGACCAAATAGCAATTCTACTTCCACGTCCCAGCCGTGTTTCAGAGATCATCAGACCAACTGGTTTTCGGAATAAAGACAAAGATAGCATTCGGAGGGATGCTGAGTATTTGGACATTGTTGATAAAATCTGGGCTTCACTAAGAACCTACGTGGAATAA
- a CDS encoding ABC transporter substrate-binding protein: MRVTKSAIGVLLSTLLAMLIVFAGPVQASKIRIALAETPSDELAAFFVALDRAQKNSLDYEWTAFSDEELAIQAILSGQMDIGFGTPYSVMQRSKAPIRIIFQLSKLKFFPVTSKKYSKLEDLNGEPIMLHSRGGGTESIANVIEDRLNMKFGKRSYVPGSANRIAALIAGQTDATIVDLSNKNKLVKLHGDNFNVLPMFEVDASDEALFANLDWIKTNRKDVDIFVDALVSVYQDMMKDPTIISRETNPDGPIGQLPKEVLGNLDQFYTDAVAGGLYDANGGGINAAKADMEWYSKAGQLQGDAASLNINDFWYMEPLNKAAK, translated from the coding sequence ATGCGAGTAACGAAAAGTGCCATTGGCGTGCTACTCAGTACGCTGCTGGCCATGTTGATTGTCTTTGCTGGCCCAGTTCAGGCTAGTAAGATTCGGATCGCGTTAGCCGAAACACCCTCGGATGAATTGGCAGCATTCTTTGTAGCTCTGGATCGAGCCCAGAAAAACAGTCTTGACTACGAGTGGACAGCTTTTTCTGATGAAGAATTGGCAATTCAAGCGATCCTAAGTGGACAAATGGATATTGGTTTTGGAACTCCTTACTCCGTAATGCAACGATCCAAGGCTCCCATACGAATTATCTTCCAATTGTCAAAGCTTAAGTTCTTCCCAGTGACTTCAAAAAAATATTCGAAACTCGAGGATCTGAACGGGGAGCCTATCATGCTCCACTCAAGAGGTGGAGGTACCGAGTCAATTGCCAACGTGATTGAGGATCGTCTCAATATGAAGTTTGGTAAGCGTTCGTATGTTCCAGGATCAGCTAATAGGATTGCCGCTCTGATCGCTGGGCAAACTGATGCAACCATTGTGGACTTGTCCAATAAGAATAAGCTCGTGAAGCTTCATGGCGATAACTTCAATGTACTCCCAATGTTTGAGGTTGATGCAAGCGACGAAGCGCTCTTCGCAAATCTTGATTGGATCAAAACTAACAGGAAAGATGTTGACATCTTTGTGGACGCACTCGTTAGCGTTTATCAAGACATGATGAAGGATCCAACCATCATCAGTCGAGAGACCAATCCGGATGGACCCATTGGGCAATTACCAAAAGAGGTTCTTGGCAATTTGGACCAATTCTACACAGATGCGGTTGCTGGTGGCCTCTATGATGCCAACGGTGGTGGAATAAATGCAGCCAAGGCTGATATGGAATGGTATTCCAAAGCAGGCCAGCTTCAAGGCGATGCAGCCTCATTGAACATCAATGATTTCTGGTACATGGAACCATTGAACAAAGCTGCTAAGTAA
- a CDS encoding acyl--CoA ligase yields the protein MTIRSIINAGSAEAIALSAPNRPPLSYQALRNHCDQIGRQLGSQGLSNSDRVAIVLPNGPEMASAFLAVASYMSAAPLNPTYKQNEYAFYLEDLKPGLVIVEENSKNSVRAAAADLSIPVVEAKVHSGSPAGAFVLFQSEADIHPTNLDQEALVLHTSGTTSRPKVVPLLQRNILASTRNISASLELTAKDHCLNIMPLFHIHGLIAVLATSMSQGASVCCSSGFNAMKFLELAKEEKISWYSGVPTMHQTILLRAQKQPEAAKALGLRFLRSSSASLPPAVFSELDDVFGCPVIEAYGMTEAAHQMTSNPLELGKQKAGFVGIVTSPEVCIMDSSSNQLAPGEEGEVCIKGENVTPGYENNATANASSFTNGWFRTGDQGLFDQDGYLKITGRLKEIINRGGEKISPLEVDNVLMEHPDIQQVVTFAVADKMLGEEIGAAIVMVDGKSMDAGQLRKYSGEHLAKFKIPKHIIFVDEIPKGATGKIQRIGLAKKLGLED from the coding sequence GTGACGATTAGATCCATCATCAATGCAGGTAGCGCTGAAGCTATTGCCCTTAGTGCCCCAAATCGACCTCCGCTAAGTTATCAGGCCCTACGAAACCACTGTGATCAAATCGGAAGACAACTAGGCTCACAAGGCCTCTCGAATTCCGATAGGGTAGCGATTGTCCTGCCAAATGGGCCCGAAATGGCTTCAGCATTTCTTGCAGTTGCTAGCTACATGTCTGCAGCCCCGTTGAATCCAACCTACAAACAGAATGAATACGCATTTTATCTCGAAGACCTGAAACCTGGTCTAGTGATTGTTGAGGAAAACAGCAAAAATTCTGTTAGGGCTGCGGCTGCGGATCTTTCAATTCCTGTTGTGGAAGCAAAGGTTCACTCTGGCAGTCCAGCTGGGGCTTTTGTGCTATTTCAATCAGAAGCAGATATTCATCCAACCAATCTTGATCAGGAAGCGCTAGTGCTTCACACATCGGGGACTACCTCGCGACCCAAGGTTGTCCCCTTGCTCCAAAGAAACATCTTGGCATCTACGAGGAATATCTCTGCAAGTCTTGAATTAACAGCTAAAGACCATTGCTTGAATATCATGCCCCTGTTTCATATTCATGGTCTGATTGCCGTGTTGGCTACCAGCATGTCTCAAGGTGCTTCTGTTTGCTGTTCAAGTGGATTCAATGCCATGAAATTTCTTGAATTGGCTAAGGAAGAAAAAATCTCATGGTATTCGGGTGTACCCACGATGCACCAAACCATCTTACTCAGAGCACAAAAACAACCAGAGGCTGCTAAGGCTCTAGGTTTACGATTCCTGCGGTCTTCTTCAGCATCATTACCACCAGCTGTCTTCAGTGAATTGGATGATGTCTTCGGTTGTCCAGTCATTGAGGCTTATGGGATGACGGAAGCCGCACATCAAATGACTTCAAACCCGCTGGAGTTGGGAAAACAGAAAGCCGGTTTTGTAGGGATCGTCACCTCTCCAGAAGTATGCATCATGGATTCATCGAGCAATCAGCTCGCACCTGGTGAAGAAGGAGAGGTCTGCATTAAAGGTGAGAACGTCACTCCAGGCTATGAAAACAATGCCACTGCAAATGCTTCCAGCTTTACGAATGGATGGTTCAGAACCGGTGACCAGGGTTTGTTTGACCAAGATGGATATTTGAAGATTACAGGCCGTTTGAAAGAGATCATTAACAGAGGTGGTGAAAAAATTTCTCCATTAGAAGTAGATAATGTTTTGATGGAGCACCCAGATATCCAGCAAGTAGTCACCTTCGCTGTTGCAGATAAAATGTTGGGAGAGGAAATTGGCGCTGCTATCGTGATGGTTGATGGAAAATCAATGGATGCTGGACAGTTACGTAAATACTCTGGAGAGCACTTAGCCAAGTTTAAAATCCCAAAACACATCATCTTTGTCGATGAAATTCCGAAGGGTGCAACCGGCAAAATTCAGCGCATTGGCCTCGCGAAAAAACTTGGACTAGAAGACTAA
- a CDS encoding ABC transporter permease subunit, with amino-acid sequence MNLFGYELPQMSSLILWGLLWEIVGRLEITFFIPALSDIFVTLLEISTTKVFLTALSETGYAFFLGTVSAIVIGIPLGILMGKNRLLDELLLPWVNIFLSAPLTALVPVLMVLFGFGLQAIVITTALFAIWIIVLNARAGVMQINRSLVEMAHSFGATPRDAFFKIYLWAALPEILGGVRIGFIRAVKGVIIGQLLISIVGFGALFELYSSNFLMKHFWAVLIVLFSLAFILAEILAYLEKRVSYYASRRAT; translated from the coding sequence ATGAATCTTTTTGGATATGAATTACCCCAGATGTCTTCACTTATTTTGTGGGGACTACTTTGGGAAATCGTCGGTAGATTGGAGATCACATTTTTCATCCCAGCTCTATCAGATATTTTCGTAACGTTGCTGGAAATCAGCACAACCAAAGTTTTTTTAACAGCCTTGTCAGAAACTGGTTATGCATTTTTCCTCGGAACTGTATCTGCAATTGTCATTGGTATTCCCTTGGGGATCCTGATGGGCAAGAACCGTCTTTTGGATGAGCTGCTGCTTCCTTGGGTCAATATTTTTCTGAGCGCTCCTTTAACGGCCCTCGTTCCAGTATTGATGGTACTTTTTGGATTCGGATTGCAAGCAATCGTGATCACCACAGCACTTTTTGCGATTTGGATTATCGTTCTGAATGCTCGAGCCGGTGTGATGCAAATCAACCGCTCGCTGGTTGAGATGGCTCATTCGTTCGGAGCTACTCCCAGGGACGCTTTTTTCAAAATTTATCTCTGGGCGGCCCTCCCAGAAATTTTGGGAGGAGTTCGGATAGGATTTATTCGTGCGGTCAAGGGAGTGATCATTGGACAACTCTTGATTTCAATCGTCGGCTTTGGTGCACTCTTCGAGCTCTACTCATCGAACTTTTTGATGAAGCATTTTTGGGCTGTTTTGATTGTCCTCTTCTCCCTTGCTTTCATCCTCGCTGAAATCCTCGCTTATTTGGAAAAGCGAGTTTCATACTATGCTTCACGACGTGCCACCTGA
- a CDS encoding adenylate/guanylate cyclase domain-containing protein, with protein MNAKILMVDDSKTIRFQVRKILEAEPDHDYDIAEAEDGKGALDVVAASTKEKLPDLVLLDRNMPRMNGDEFIRIFKADPQWSHIPVLFLTTHGEIEELVKGLTELKADDYLGKPFNPSELQARVKSLLRVRMAEKETLRLNSELDQSLKQQKLQFEELKKTKVELAEISAVAELTRIFEKFVPREFLDRIAKTGIENITVGHAESDIITILFSDIRSFTDISESMEPAELMQFLNTFLQFMSEPIHLNHGFVDKFIGDAIMALFDQPGKPDAIEARDAVRSGIEMQASLVRFNKLRAKQNYPPTKIGIGVHSGPVVIGTLGSESRMDSTVLGDAVNLASRLEGLTKNYRLPMLVSEDSKNLISHLEEFNWRLLDRITVKGKREPVRIYEVFNQYSDKNYEIKLKAASVFEEAMTPYLNQNWELAIEGFKECEELLPEDASIEMHLDRAQSFQETPPAEDWDGVHRYFSK; from the coding sequence ATGAATGCCAAAATTCTGATGGTTGATGACTCCAAAACTATACGCTTTCAGGTCCGTAAAATTTTGGAGGCTGAGCCAGATCATGACTACGACATCGCTGAAGCTGAGGATGGAAAGGGAGCTCTTGATGTAGTTGCGGCCTCGACTAAGGAAAAGCTGCCAGATTTAGTGTTGCTTGATCGCAACATGCCGAGGATGAATGGGGATGAGTTTATTCGGATCTTCAAAGCTGATCCTCAGTGGAGTCATATCCCAGTGTTGTTTCTGACAACTCATGGAGAAATTGAAGAACTGGTAAAAGGGCTGACAGAATTAAAGGCGGATGATTACTTGGGAAAGCCATTTAATCCATCAGAATTACAGGCCCGTGTAAAATCTCTGCTCCGTGTGAGGATGGCAGAAAAGGAAACATTGAGGCTCAACAGTGAGTTGGATCAATCTCTTAAACAACAGAAGCTTCAATTTGAAGAATTGAAGAAGACTAAAGTTGAGCTCGCAGAGATCTCAGCCGTTGCTGAATTGACAAGAATTTTTGAGAAATTTGTTCCTCGGGAATTCCTAGACCGAATCGCCAAGACTGGTATCGAAAACATTACTGTTGGTCATGCAGAGAGTGACATCATCACAATACTGTTTTCTGACATTCGCTCATTTACTGATATTTCTGAGTCGATGGAGCCGGCTGAACTGATGCAGTTCCTCAACACCTTTCTACAGTTTATGTCAGAGCCTATCCATTTGAACCATGGCTTTGTGGACAAGTTTATTGGTGACGCAATCATGGCTCTATTTGATCAACCTGGAAAACCTGATGCGATTGAAGCTCGAGATGCCGTTCGTTCAGGCATTGAGATGCAGGCGAGTTTGGTTCGCTTCAATAAATTAAGAGCGAAGCAGAACTATCCGCCAACGAAGATTGGAATTGGAGTTCACAGTGGACCAGTTGTGATTGGCACGCTTGGTTCAGAATCGAGGATGGATTCGACGGTCTTAGGTGATGCAGTAAACCTTGCGTCTCGCCTTGAAGGCTTAACCAAAAATTATCGTCTTCCGATGTTGGTATCTGAAGACTCTAAAAACCTGATCAGTCATCTTGAAGAATTTAACTGGCGCCTTCTTGATCGCATAACGGTCAAAGGCAAGCGCGAGCCAGTTCGTATCTATGAAGTATTCAATCAATATTCAGATAAAAATTACGAAATCAAACTCAAGGCTGCGAGTGTTTTTGAGGAAGCTATGACTCCTTACCTGAATCAAAATTGGGAATTAG
- a CDS encoding IS1 family transposase codes for MGYGTDFLKTYENLIPTALHHQGKTFTTQIESLNCRLRHYLARLHRRTLGYSKSKRMLEISLKLLIHKFTNA; via the coding sequence ATGGGCTATGGCACAGATTTTCTCAAAACCTATGAAAATCTCATCCCCACAGCTTTACATCACCAAGGCAAGACATTCACGACTCAGATCGAATCACTCAATTGTCGACTCAGGCATTACCTGGCCCGATTGCACCGTAGGACGCTGGGTTACAGTAAATCCAAAAGGATGTTAGAAATTTCTTTGAAACTACTCATCCATAAATTCACCAATGCTTAG